Below is a genomic region from Raphanus sativus cultivar WK10039 chromosome 4, ASM80110v3, whole genome shotgun sequence.
aatgttaacaaattattaaatttggttATAGCATGTTGTTAAAAGGTACATCTATATTAAATCTTACAATTGTAACGCCTAAGTTATTCAAAAGAgctgtttcaaaaaaataaaagttattcaAAAGAGCATTGTGCTGTTCAATGTATATATAATGGTATTGGGATATGTATTTACACAAAGTAATATATTTCCAACTTAGactctaatatataaatatatacatttatgtGTATGAACGAGGCGCATGAAGCATACCAAGAATGATTAGTGCAAAATGTGATGCGGTTTTGATCAGTTCTATCTGTTCCATTCCATTCGGCTTAACTAATGCGAGCCTAAACTATATGTACCGCAAAATGTGGTCAGTGTATATACCTTACGAGTGGCAATGGAGTATGGATTCTCCTCAATGGACACTGCCTTGAATCCTACCGGAACCAAAACATCTTCGTAGCTAAACCACAAGAAACACAAGCACAATTAACAGGTCAGTATTGTAACTACAGAATTCCATGTCATAAATATTGGAATAACTATGTACATAACGAAAATTAAGAGGCTAATTACGTACGTAGAGACAGCTACTTTGTAAGGAGGTCCACCATCATGATCAGTAATCTAATAAACAAAAAGTGGAAAAGAACATATtatatcattaattaaaaacTGGAAGAATTACacaagaaattaaaataattaccGGATACATGAGAGTAATGAGTTCGCCGTCGGGTTTTAAGAGTTCATACATGGCTTTGGCCCATGCAGCTCTCATCTCCGGCTCAATGGCACAGAAGACCctgttaattaaaatattagtttctTTTCAACATCATACATTAGCTACCTTTTTCTAAGATTCTGTTAAAATAGTTAACTAACTCACACATAATCGAAGATGAGGTCGAATAATTCACTAGGACGCCATGTGAAGAAGTCTTCCTTCACGAACGTAAAGTACTTGGCCTTCGGTGAGGAGGCGTAAGTCTATATGTAATCCAGAGGCATTTACTAAATTTTCTCAATAACTGAAGACGAACATAACATAGTGGAAAATAATTAACCTCAGCAGCTTTCTCGAGGGCACTTTCAGAAATATCCAAACCAACAACGTAACGTTCGGGACTTGCCATCGCAACCACATCGTGACCCTGCTCACGTTCatgatttttttacaaaaataataaataattaccTTGTGCACAATTCAAACTAGCTTTGATCTTAGCTTGGTCAGTATATTTGTTCTCTAAACAGATCCGGAAAAAAAGATATGAAGAGTAAGAAGAAGACTAACTCCGCCACAGCCGGGGACAAGAGCACGAccaagaggaagagaagaagattcaACAAGATGGACAACGAGGGGTGTGGCTCTTCCTTGGTCCCATGGTGTTACCCCGTCTTCCCAACATTTTTCCCATccacctttttatttttcaagaTTATTCACATTATTAATACTATTTGTTTTTCTCTACCTAACGAAATCCAGAATAGTTCCATCCATTTTGTGGCTATGAATAAGGAAACCATATAGATCCAATCAAAAAGCATATGATGATCAGTGTGACTCATTTGTCACAAATCCTCAATGACTTTTCTCATATTACTAGAGAACAAAGAC
It encodes:
- the LOC108849046 gene encoding probable thiocyanate methyltransferase 2: MAEGQQNSGNSNGENIIPPEDVAKFLPKTVEEGGWEKCWEDGVTPWDQGRATPLVVHLVESSSLPLGRALVPGCGGGHDVVAMASPERYVVGLDISESALEKAAETYASSPKAKYFTFVKEDFFTWRPSELFDLIFDYVVFCAIEPEMRAAWAKAMYELLKPDGELITLMYPITDHDGGPPYKVAVSTYEDVLVPVGFKAVSIEENPYSIATRKGKEKLGRWKKIN